One window from the genome of [Clostridium] celerecrescens 18A encodes:
- a CDS encoding O-acetylhomoserine aminocarboxypropyltransferase/cysteine synthase family protein yields MAKKTRAERNLKFETLQLHVGQEQADPVTDARAVPIYQTSSYVFHNSDHAAARFSLSDAGNIYGRLTNPTQDVFERRIAALEGGVAALAVASGAAAVTYSIENIAKSGDHIVAAKNIYGGTYNLLEHTLPEYGVETTFVDPFDYEAFDKAIQENTKLVFIETLGNPNSDVVDIEKLAAIAHGHKIPLIVDNTFATPYLVRPIEYGADIVVHSATKYIGGHGSAIGGVIIDGGTFDWEASGKFSSLTEPNPSYHGISFTKAVGAAAYVTKIRAILLRDTGAALSPFHAFLFLQGLETLSLRVERHVENALKVAQYLKNHPQVEKVHHPSVSEDPEQQELYGKYFPNGGGSIFTFEIKGDDRKAKDFIDQLELFSLLANVADVKSLVIHPASTTHSQMSVEELEGSGIKPNTIRLSIGTEHAADIIEDLEEAFKAVQ; encoded by the coding sequence ATGGCTAAGAAGACAAGAGCTGAGAGAAATTTAAAATTTGAAACATTGCAATTACATGTTGGGCAGGAACAGGCGGATCCGGTTACCGATGCCAGAGCAGTACCCATTTACCAGACATCTTCCTATGTATTCCATAATAGCGATCATGCTGCGGCCAGATTCAGCCTGTCAGATGCAGGCAATATTTATGGGAGACTGACGAACCCAACCCAGGACGTTTTTGAGCGCAGAATTGCGGCCTTAGAAGGCGGAGTGGCTGCCCTGGCAGTGGCTTCCGGAGCTGCCGCAGTTACCTATTCCATTGAGAATATTGCAAAAAGCGGGGATCATATTGTAGCGGCAAAGAACATCTATGGCGGTACTTATAATCTGCTGGAGCATACCTTACCGGAATACGGAGTTGAAACGACCTTTGTGGATCCCTTTGATTACGAAGCCTTTGACAAGGCGATTCAGGAAAACACAAAGCTGGTATTCATTGAAACTCTGGGCAATCCCAATTCTGACGTAGTTGATATCGAAAAGCTGGCAGCAATTGCCCATGGACATAAAATTCCTCTGATTGTGGACAATACCTTTGCAACTCCTTATCTGGTGAGACCTATTGAATACGGAGCGGATATTGTGGTTCATTCCGCCACAAAATATATTGGGGGCCATGGTTCAGCCATTGGCGGTGTTATTATTGACGGCGGAACATTCGATTGGGAGGCTTCCGGAAAATTCTCTTCCCTTACAGAGCCGAACCCAAGCTATCATGGAATCAGCTTTACCAAGGCGGTAGGAGCGGCCGCATATGTAACAAAGATCCGCGCCATTTTACTCCGTGATACAGGAGCGGCCCTATCTCCCTTCCATGCGTTTTTATTCCTCCAGGGCTTAGAAACCTTATCCCTTCGTGTAGAACGCCATGTAGAAAATGCTCTGAAGGTGGCGCAGTATTTAAAGAACCATCCTCAGGTGGAGAAGGTTCACCATCCTTCCGTTTCAGAGGATCCGGAGCAGCAGGAATTATACGGCAAATATTTCCCAAATGGTGGAGGCTCTATATTTACCTTTGAAATCAAGGGTGATGACAGGAAGGCAAAAGACTTTATTGACCAGTTGGAATTATTCTCCCTGTTAGCCAATGTAGCAGACGTAAAATCTTTAGTCATTCATCCGGCTTCAACGACCCATTCCCAGATGTCGGTGGAGGAATTGGAAGGCTCAGGAATCAAACCGAACACCATCCGGTTATCCATAGGAACGGAACATGCAGCTGATATTATAGAAGATTTAGAGGAAGCATTTAAGGCGGTTCAATAA
- a CDS encoding superoxide dismutase, producing MNEHYPFVNLPLPYPYDALEPYIDTQTMYLHHDRLQQRYVANLNAILTNYPQLQNKSLEELLSDTESLPSEVRQGIINNAGGVYNHTIYFFGMTNSMTRTQAEVLYPAIVQYFGTVEQFFDEFKRYALAIFGSGYAWLVVDSNGVLKLVTTPNQNSPISDGLCVIAGIDCWEHAYFLKRFNDRAAYIEDWFHVVSWEAADERYKACISAKS from the coding sequence ATGAATGAACATTACCCCTTTGTAAACCTGCCGCTGCCGTATCCATACGATGCGCTGGAACCCTACATAGACACGCAAACCATGTACCTGCACCATGACAGGCTGCAGCAGCGATATGTGGCGAATCTTAACGCGATCCTGACGAATTATCCGCAGCTGCAAAACAAGTCTTTGGAGGAACTGCTTTCGGATACGGAAAGCCTTCCTTCGGAAGTCCGACAGGGCATCATTAATAATGCGGGCGGAGTATATAATCACACGATCTATTTCTTCGGGATGACCAATTCCATGACCCGGACCCAGGCTGAAGTATTGTATCCCGCCATCGTTCAATACTTTGGGACGGTGGAACAGTTTTTTGATGAATTCAAACGGTATGCACTGGCTATATTTGGATCCGGGTATGCCTGGCTGGTAGTGGATTCTAACGGCGTACTGAAACTCGTAACAACACCAAACCAGAATTCCCCTATCTCAGATGGCCTTTGTGTTATTGCAGGCATCGACTGCTGGGAACATGCTTATTTTTTGAAGCGGTTTAACGACAGGGCCGCATACATAGAAGACTGGTTCCATGTGGTAAGCTGGGAGGCTGCGGACGAACGTTACAAAGCATGCATCAGTGCCAAATCTTAA